The window TAGAGGGTGTCGGCCTCGCGGGTCGTTTCGATGCCGTCCTGATCGACGGTCAGGCGGACGCCACCGTCGGCCGTTCGCTCGATCCGTCTTTCGTCGGCGTTGGTCAGGATGTCGACGTTGAAGTGATCGCGATAGAGGTCGAGTATCGTCTCCCCGAAGGCGGGATCGAACTCGTCGAGGGGGTGGTCGTCGTGTTCGATTACGGTGAGGTCGACGCCGCCAACTTCGCTGAGGTAGGGGACGAGTTCGAGACCGATGTAGCCAAAGCCCATCACGATGGCCGAGTCGGGGAAGGTGGTCGCGTCGAGAACGTCCGCGCTCGAGTGGAACTCGACGTCTTCGATGCCGGGGAGGTCGGGAACGTTGAGACTTGATCCGGTGGCGATCACGACGTAGTCCGGTTCGATCGTCCGGTCTCCGACAGCGATGGTTCGGTCATCGACGAATCGGGCGTGTTCGTCGAAAAAGACGACGTCGTCGCGCTCGGCGAGGTCGTGGACGTGCGACCGACGGTGCTCGGCGAACCCGTGGATGTGGTCGTCCTTCGTGGCGACGACGCGCTCGGGGTCAACGGCTGGGGCACCCATGAGCCGGTCGTCGTGTCTCGCCTGATAGCGGTGCTGGGCGGCCGAGAGGACGTCCTTCGAGGGCATACAACCCTCGAGAATACAGAGACCACCGCCCGGTTCGCCGCCGTCGATCAGCGTGAGGTAAATCTCGTGACCTGATTCGTCGGCACGCTCGAGGAGTTCGTCGGCCGCGGCGACACCAGCGCTGCCGTAGGCACCGATAATCGCGACGTGGAGTTCGTCCATAGCGGTGTTACCGTGCCCGGGTCAATAGACGTTCGCTCGGTCGTGCGTTCGCGGTGCCGACACGCGAAACGGTCGCGTCCTCGAGTACGTCGGTCAGTCACCGGGCGAGCGGCCGCGCGAGGATCGGTTCAATACACACTACGGAGAGCCGAAGCGCCGTCCGAGGTGGGGTGGGCTACTGTCGGAGTCGGACACCGACACCGGCACCGAGAGCGAGGAGCGCGGCGAGGGCACCGAAGCCAGGCAGTCCATCGTCGGTGCTGTCGGCACCACCGTCGTCGCCCGCGCCGATCGAAGCCGTTCGCTCGGAGAAGTGGTTGAACGCGACGTAGACGGTCGCTTTCGTTTCGGATTCGGCGTGTTGACTAACCATGTACGCCGACTCCTCGCCACCGATGGCGCTCTCGAGTTCCGACTGCGAGGAGGCCTCTACAGCGGCCTCACCGTCGACGCGGACTTCGAGGTTCTCGAGGGTTCCCACCGCTTCCTCCTCGACGGTCGTTATGACGATCGCCCCCTCGCTGATGGCGCGGTCGACGACGACCTCGATGTGCTGTTCGCTCTCCTGACGGGCTTCGACGGCGGTTTCCTCGCCGTAGCTGACTGTATCGGCGACTGTCTCGCCGTCTCGCACGTCGACGTAAACTTCGGCGGCGGCCGAGCCGTCAGCGATGCGCTGTTCGTCTTCTTTGGCCTGGTCGTCACGTTCGCCCTCGGCGTACGATCGGAACACGAGCGTCGACTCTCTCTCGAGGCTCGCGACGACGTCACCCTGCTCGTTGACGGTCACGTCACCGTCGCCGACGACGAGGAAGACGCCGTTGCGGGTGTCGCTTTCGACGACCACGCGGTTGTCGCCTTCGGCACTCGCCTGGGCGTTCCCGTCGAGT of the Natronosalvus vescus genome contains:
- a CDS encoding dihydrolipoyl dehydrogenase family protein, producing MDELHVAIIGAYGSAGVAAADELLERADESGHEIYLTLIDGGEPGGGLCILEGCMPSKDVLSAAQHRYQARHDDRLMGAPAVDPERVVATKDDHIHGFAEHRRSHVHDLAERDDVVFFDEHARFVDDRTIAVGDRTIEPDYVVIATGSSLNVPDLPGIEDVEFHSSADVLDATTFPDSAIVMGFGYIGLELVPYLSEVGGVDLTVIEHDDHPLDEFDPAFGETILDLYRDHFNVDILTNADERRIERTADGGVRLTVDQDGIETTREADTLYLFTGRQPNVDGLGLENTALEATQGWVGSTMQATADERTFVVGDVNGREPILHVAKEEGFAAGANVLRHARGEELEPYVNVPHHVIFSGLGVYPVARIGHTPETASESTMETVVVTREASADGVFKTKNHPEGVATLIVSEADGTVLGYQGLHLHADVMAKTMQVVVELGLDVRELPDRAYHPTTPEILDGLFRDAVAELET